A stretch of the Calypte anna isolate BGI_N300 chromosome 5, bCalAnn1_v1.p, whole genome shotgun sequence genome encodes the following:
- the TPCN2 gene encoding two pore calcium channel protein 2 isoform X2 gives MEVGVGAEAEPLLPRRSWRRGQGLWLSGSGARSAAEDGTGADNDLYINQAIVFIEDAIQYRSINHRVDSKSLWLYRWYYSRTCQWILSLTITVILVLAFIEKPSSFTITSDVRYRVPAWNPPCGLTESIELLCFLVFIADVSVKSYLIGWEEFWKNKWLMAYILTLVVSLTDWVVSLSFFCTENVRIRRILRPFFLLQNSSMMKKTLKSINSTLPEMASVVLLLAVHLSLFTMFAMLLFARTKDGQQDKEWMKYFRNLPDSLTSLLVLLTTANNPDVMIPAYSKNRAYSIFFILFTVLGNLFLMNLITAIIYNQFRGYLLKSVQSSLFRRRLGIRAAFEVLSSLKETVANAQQSYVSVEALLRVVQKVDMDHRCKQTITRSLKMCSSDKLSAAQFQKFFEELDKDAIKQHPPSPEYQSHLMQKVQFAFGHPYFGYLGNVVALANIISICVVLVMDADKQPSERDDFFLGAINCFFILYYLLEMLLKIVAMGLRRYLSYPSNIFDGLLTVILLILEIATFAVYGFPHPGWRPEIMGLLSLWDMVRLVNMFIVFRFLRIIPNMKFMSLVVTTLLDLVKNLRAFAGILVVVFYAFALTGIMLFKGAVVPLGNSSAVNTTDDNSTQQCGTYEQLEYWSNNFDDFAAAVVTLWDVMVVNNWQVFLEAFSRYSSPWAKIYFVAWWLISSVIWVNLFVALLLENFIHKWDRRCHREPVSDVEYQRTVELMFRDVLEEPTEEELMEKLHEHPHLQLCR, from the exons TATCGATCTATAAATCACCGGGTGGACTCCAAATCCCTGTGGCTTTATAGATGGTACTACTCAAGAACTTGTCAGTG GATTTTGAGTTTAACCATTACTGTAATCCTGGTTTTGGCTTTCATTGAGAAGCCTTCCTCATTCACCATCACCTCAGATGTACGATACCGTGTTCCTGCGTGGAACCCTCCGTGTGGCCTGACAGAAAGCATtgagctgctttgttttcttgtcttcaTAGCTGATGTATCTGTGAAG aGTTACTTAATTGGATGGGAAGAATTCTGGAAGAATAAATGGCTAATGGCTTATATACTGACATTAGTTGTTTCCCTTACTGATTGGGTTGTATCACTGAGTTTTTTCTGCACAGAG AATGTGAGAATAAGAAGAATTCTTcgccctttctttctccttcagaatTCCTCTAtgatgaagaaaacattaaaaagtatTAACAGCACATTGCCTGAAATGGCAAG tgttGTTCTACTGCTAGCTGTTCATCTGTCTCTCTTCACCATGTTTGCCATGCTGCTGTTTGCTCGAACAAAG GATGGGCAGCAGGATAAGGAGTGGATGAAATATTTCCGGAATTTGCCAGATTCGCTGACATCGCTGCTGGTCCTGCTAACTACTGCAAATAATCCTGATG TGATGATTCCTGCATATTCGAAGAATCGAGCATATTCAATCTTCTTCATACTCTTCACTGTATTAG GCAACTTGTTTCTGATGAACTTAATTACAGCAATAATATACAACCAGTTTCGAGGATACCTTCTG AAATCAGTCCAGTCCTCCCTCTTCAGGAGGCGACTGGGGATCCGGGCTGCTTTTGAAGtgctttcttccctgaaagaaaCTGTTGCTAATGCACAACA GTCTTATGTCAGTGTTGAGGCCTTACTGAGAGTGGTGCAGAAAGTGGACATGGATCATCGCTGCAAGCAAACCATCACCAGA TCACTCAAAATGTGCTCCTCTGACAAGCTGTCAGCTGCCCAGTTTCAGAAGTTCTTTGAAGAACTGGACAAAGATGCCATTAAACAA CATCCTCCCAGTCCAGAGTACCAGTCTCATTTGATGCAGAAGGTGCAGTTTGCCTTTGGCCATCCCTACTTCGGCTACTTGGGGAATGTTGTAGCCCTGGCAAACATTATTTCTATCTGT GTGGTTTTGGTGATGGATGCAGACAAACAGCCTTCTGAAAGAGATGACTTCTTCCTGGGG GCTATCAACTGCTTCTTCATCCTCTACTATCTGCTGGAAATGTTGCTGAAAATCGTAGCAATGGGCTTGAGAAGATACTTGTCATACCCAAGCAACATATTTGATGGACTCCTGACAGTAATTTTGCTG ATTTTGGAGATTGCAACTTTTGCTGTGTATGGATTTCCTCATCCTGGTTG GAGACCTGAGATCATGGGCTTGTTATCCCTGTGGGATATGGTGCGACTGGTGAACATGTTCATTGTGTTCAGGTTCCTGAGGATTATTCCCAATATGAAG ttcATGTCTTTGGTTGTTACAACATTGCTGGATCTGGTAAAAAACTTGAGAGCCTTTGCAGGAATCCTTGTG GTGGTTTTCTATGCATTTGCTCTAACTGGCATAATGCTATTCAAAGGTGCTGTTGTTCCCTTGGGAAATAGCAG TGCTGTCAATACAACAGATGACAACAGCACTCAGCAGTGTGGCACCTATGAGCAGCTGGAGTATTGGTCAAACAACTTCGATGACTTTGCT GCAGCAGTGGTGACCCTCTGGGATGTGATGGTGGTAAACAACTGGCAAGTCTTTTTGGAAGCATTTTCAAGATACTCAAGCCC GTGGGCAAAGATCTATTTTGTAGCCTGGTGGTTGATCTCTTCTGTCATCTGGGTTAATCTCTTTGTAGCTTTACTTCTAGAG AACTTCATTCACAAGTGGGACCGTCGCTGTCACCGAGAGCCTGTTTCAGATGTTGAATACCAGAGGACAGTTGAACTGATGTTCAG AGATGTTTTGGAAGAGCCTACAGAGGAAGAGTTGATGGAAAAGCTGCATGAGCATCCCCACCTGCAGTTATGTAGGTGA